One window from the genome of Paramormyrops kingsleyae isolate MSU_618 chromosome 3, PKINGS_0.4, whole genome shotgun sequence encodes:
- the pik3cg gene encoding phosphatidylinositol 4,5-bisphosphate 3-kinase catalytic subunit gamma isoform has protein sequence MEQNVYDDDQPVVFREQNRGRRRKMKAFTSCNFKAMDMITVEFVMPATTKTGKGLDSLQLDVAGICTVEQVKTQVWMKAITTNLCSEFYQKYSPDDCILLYQKKGNWYEIYDKHQVFQTLDCICYWKTLKKDVGKIHMTTRPQLTDESIQYQKYLNYLIGYDVTDVSNVHDDELEFTRRKLLTPRKNELLTRDPKLYSMDPWVTSKPLPEYLLSKISKNHILLVIHRNTSSLTVKVSIDDMPIQVLQSFFTKIAKKRALFGIPDEVSESEFVLRVCGREEYIFGNNPIKDFYWIRQCVKNGEEIHLVLETPPNPEKDVVHKEDWSQVDMCTGLAASHEQLTIDEKDHDKVFTISLWDCNRKFRVKILGIDIPTLPRNSELIVFVEASIFHGQQLLAQEKTSPKPFTEEVLWNTWLEFNIKIKDLPKGARLSLQVSCGKAQTQTQATKGPYSESPTYEGKSKSRLLYYVNLLLVDHRSLLRQSEYVLHMWKMPEKSEDLGSINADKLTSATNPDKAGSMAIAIMLEKYGYPVALPMSPEPPESPEGAEDERGLREMPSHLRKQLEQIMATDPLYPLSPEDKELLWHFRQECLRIPKAYPKFLGSVKWGNQEAVMITHQLLARSFTWAQSPLDVGLAMQLLDCHFSDAIVRSLAVKKLEKLGDDDVLRYLLQLVQAVKFEPYHDSALAQFLLKRALRSKRIGHFLFWFLRSEIAQSMHYQQRYAVILEAYLRGCGEAMLQDFKKQVEMTEALQQVTREIKAMSAEKYDVSVQVVFQLRQKLENLQSSGLPESFKVPYDPGLRAGALVIEQCKVMASKKKPLWLQFRRADPTTLSSDTIGIIFKDGDDLRQDMLILQILLIMESIWEAESLDLSLLPYGCISTGNKIGMIEIVKDATTIANIQQSTVGNTGAFKDEILNQWLREKCLTEEMFEQAVERFVYSCAGYCVATFVLGIGDRHNDNIMITESGSLFHIDFGHILGNYKSFLGISKERVPFVLTPDFLYVMGTTGKKSSPHFQKFQDVCVKAYMALRHHTNMLIILFSMMLMTGMPQLTSKEDIEYIRDALTVGRSEDEAQRHFLDQIEICRDKGWTVQFNWFLHLVLGIKQGGEKRSA, from the exons ATGGAACAAAACGTCTATGATGATGACCAGCCAGTAGTTTTCAGAGAGCAGAACCGTGGGAGGAgaaggaaaatgaaagcatttacCTCCTGTAACTTTAAAGCAATGGACATGATAACTGTTGAGTTTGTGATGCCCGCCACTACCAAGACTGGGAAAGGCCTGGATTCCCTGCAGCTGGACGTGGCTGGGATTTGCACTGTGGAGCAGGTGAAGACCCAGGTGTGGATGAAGGCCATCACCACTAACCTGTGCTCAGAGTTTTATCAGAAGTACTCCCCTGATGACTGCATCCTGCTCTACCAGAAGAAGGGGAACTGGTATGAAATTTATGACAAGCATCAAGTGTTCCAGACCCTGGACTGCATATGCTACTGGAAGACACTGAAGAAGGATGTGGGCAAAATTCACATGACCACCAGACCACAGCTTACAGATGAGTCTATTCAGTATCAAAAGTATCTGAATTACCTGATTGGATATGATGTCACCGACGTGAGCAACGTGCACGATGATGAGTTGGAGTTTACCAGGAGGAAGCTGCTCACTCCTCGCAAAAATGAGTTGTTGACTAGAGACCCAAAACTCTATTCAATGGACCCCTGGGTAACCTCAAAGCCCCTCCCAGAGTACCTATTGAGCAAGATCAGCAAAAATCACATTCTTCTTGTGATACACAGGAACACGTCCAGTCTTACCGTGAAGGTGTCCATCGATGACATGCCTATCCAGGTTCTTCAAAGCTTCTTCACCAAAATTGCAAAAAAGAGGGCCTTGTTTGGTATTCCAGATGAGGTTAGTGAGTCCGAATTTGTTTTAAGGGTTTGTGGTAGAGAGGAGTACATCTTTGGGAACAATCCCATCAAGGACTTCTACTGGATTAGACAATGTGTAAAGAATGGAGAGGAGATACACCTGGTTCTGGAGACACCTCCTAACCCAGAGAAGGATGTGGTCCACAAGGAAGACTGGTCCCAGGTGGATATGTGTACAGGCCTGGCTGCCTCCCATGAACAGTTGACCATTGATGAGAAAGACCACGATAAAGTTTTTACCATCTCCCTTTGGGACTGCAACCGAAAGTTCCGTGTCAAGATCCTGGGAATTGATATCCCCACCCTCCCACGTAATTCTGAGCTGATCGTTTTTGTAGAGGCAAGCATCTTTCACGGACAGCAGCTTCTGGCCCAAGAAAAGACATCCCCTAAACCATTCACCGAGGAAGTTCTTTGGAACACCTGGCTGGAATTCAACATAAAAATCAAGGACTTGCCCAAAGGAGCACGACTTAGTCTGCAGGTGTCATGTGGCAAGGCCCAGACACAGACCCAAGCTACCAAGGGGCCCTATTCAGAATCCCCCACCTATGAAGGCAAAAGCAAAAGCCGCCTGCTCTATTACGTAAACCTGCTACTGGTGGACCATCGCTCATTGCTCCGACAGAGTGAGTACGTCCTACACATGTGGAAGATGCCAGAAAAGAGCGAGGACCTCGGCAGTATCAATGCTGACAAGCTAACCTCAGCCACCAACCCTGACAAGGCTGGCTCCATGGCTATagccatcatgctggaaaagtaTGGCTACCCTGTTGCCTTACCCATGAGTCCAGAGCCCCCAGAGTCCCCAGAGGGAGCAGAAGATGAGAGGGGATTGAGAGAGATGCCCAGCCATTTGCGGAAACAGCTGGAGCAGATAATGGCCACCGACCCACTGTACCCGCTCAGCCCAGAAGACAAGGAGCTTCTCTGGCACTTTCGGCAGGAGTGCTTGAGGATCCCTAAGGCTTACCCCAAGTTTCTGGGCTCAGTGAAGTGGGGAAACCAGGAGGCAGTGATGATCACACACCAGCTGCTGGCAAGGAGTTTCACTTGGGCACAGAGCCCACTGGATGTGGGGCTTGCCATGCAGCTCCTGGACTGCCACTTCTCTGACGCCATCGTGCGTTCCCTGGCCGTCAagaagctggagaagctggGCGATGACGATGTCCTGCGGTACCTTCTGCAGCTGGTGCAG GCTGTAAAATTTGAGCCGTACCATGACAGTGCCTTGGCCCAGTTCTTGCTGAAGCGTGCCCTAAGA AGCAAGCGCATCGGCCACTTCCTGTTCTGGTTCCTGCGGAGCGAGATCGCCCAGTCCATGCACTACCAGCAGCGCTATGCCGTCATCCTGGAGGCCTACCTGCGCGGTTGCGGCGAGGCCATGCTCCAGGACTTTAAGAAGCAGGTGGAGATGACGGAGGCCCTGCAGCAGGTCACCCGTGAGATAAAGGCCATGTCCGCAGAGAAATACGACGTGTCGGTGCAGG TTGTTTTCCAGTTGAGGCAGAAGCTTGAGAACCTGCAGTCATCGGGGCTGCCAGAGAGCTTCAAAGTGCCGTATGACCCGGGCTTGCGGGCGGGGGCGTTGGTG ATCGAGCAGTGCAAGGTGATGGCCTCCAAGAAGAAGCCTCTGTGGCTGCAGTTCCGACGGGCCGACCCCACCACGCTCTCCAGCGATACCATTGGCATTATCTTTAAGGACGGGGACGACTTGCGTCAGGACATGCTGATCCTACAG ATTCTGCTGATAATGGAGTCTATATGGGAAGCAGAATCCTTGGATTTGTCATTGTTACCTTACGGCTGTATTTCTACTGGCAATAAAATAG GGATGATTGAGATAGTGAAGGACGCCACCACCATTGCCAACATCCAGCAAAGCACTGTGGGAAATACAGGCGCCTTCAAAGACGAAATTCTGAACCAGTGGCTTCGAGAGAAGTGTCTGACCGAAGAAATG TTTGAACAGGCTGTTGAGCGATTCGTCTACTCCTGTGCGGGATACTGTGTAGCCACATTTGTCCTGGGGATCGGAGACCGACACAACGACAACATCATGATCACCGAATCGG GAAGCCTTTTCCACATCGACTTCGGACACATCCTTGGAAATTACAAGAGCTTCCTGGGCATAAGCAAGGAGAGGGTCCCGTTTGTTTTGACACCGGACTTCCTGTATGTCATGGGCACCACGGGGAAGAAGAGCAGCCCCCACTTCCAGAAGTTTCAG GACGTCTGTGTGAAGGCCTACATGGCCCTACGCCATCACACCAACATGCTGATCATCCTCTTCTCCATGATGCTGATGACCGGCATGCCACAGCTCACCAGCAAGGAGGACATCGAGTACATCCGCGATGCGCTTACCGTCGGCCGCTCTGAGGACGAAGCACAGCGCCACTTCCTGGACCAGATAGAGATCTGCAGGGACAAGGGCTGGACTGTACAGTTTAACTGGTTCTTGCACCTAGTACTGGGCATCAAACAAGGCGGAGAGAAGCGGTCAGCCTAG